Within Bacillus solimangrovi, the genomic segment ATAATAAAATGGCGTCTGCACTTCACCAACACCTTCTAGTGAAATGAGTTGACTACCTTTTGGCAAAAACAATTGTGGCTGTTTATCGAAACCTGTCGACCCACTTGCTATATACCCACCACTATAACAGGTATATATGTGATCATGCGGCTGTCGCACAATTGGTGTTGTATAAAATAACGTAGGTGAAAATTGAATATCTTTATAATAGTCAAATAGATGAGGAGAATAAAAAGCTGAACCTACCGTCAGCTCAGTCACGACATCTTCATTCGTAGTTGTATGAATACTCCCAGTTCCTCCACCATTTACAAAACGTAGCTGTATCCCTTTTGCCAAAATAGCATCAACCATTTCCTTTCTTCTTATCGGAAAGTCTTGTAATGATTTCGTTTTCAATAACCGAATAAGTTGATTCTTAATTGGCTGTGATGGCATCTGATCAGCAACTCCCGCAACTTGTGCTTCGTACCCCATAATGCCGTCTAATAAAAGGGATGGAGATTGGAGAACAGCTTCAACTATAGGCAACAGATCTCGAACAGAACGAATTGGTGAGCGTCTAACACCGAAATGAAAACCAAATAAATTAAGACTCATATCAACATCTACACATACTCGAAAATGAACACCTTCATTGTTAGCTATTCTAGATAATATGTCGATGTGTTCGATAGAATCAATCATTACTGTAATGACCTTACCCATTTCAGTTAGTGTACCAATTCGAGCTAACGCTATCTGATCAGTTGAAGGATAAGCAAGTAATAAATCATCAAATCCTTGTTCTGCTAAATAAATAGCTTCTGATGGGTGATAACACATGATGCCTTGAAAACATTCATGAGCATTAAGAATATAACGCATGACTTGTGTACATCGTATTGACTTACTAGCAATTCGAATTTTTTTACCATTTGCAAGCTTACTAACTCTTTGACAATTTGCTTCTAATGACTCTATATCAAGATATACTGCTGGAGAAGGTAACTCATTAAACAGAGCATACTCTAGCATCATTTCACCACCTTACCATTTTATGAAGGCTTATCTAAAAGAATACCTTTTTTACTGCATCTAATATTTTCACCGTTTATAAGTTTGCACAATTAACCTTTTCCTAACATTATTCAATTTTATTCAGTTAATCCCTTTTTAGAATGGAAGCATATAGGTTTCATAACACATTGATATCAATCACCTATGCGCTAATTTCCTTACATAAAACAGTTTGTTTGACTTCTAGTTTAAAATGTTGTAAATTAGTTGATGTATCAACGATTGACCTATCAATTAATTTCCCACTTAAGAAAGGGGGTAAACTATTTGCTTGAATCATGTTCTAAATCAGAGGAAATTATCTATCAGCTATATGGTATTCATAAGGAAATTCTCTCAAAGTTTGAGCGCTGTACAGGAATTGGACAGTCACGACTTGAGCTTTTACACAAACTTTATGAAAGTGGCGAGATTAGTCAAACCGCCCTTCAGAAAGAGTTGAACATTGATCGAGCAGCTGTAACGAGACATTTAAAACAACTCGAGGAAAAAGGGATTGTCTTTCGTCGAAAAAACCCTAGCGATAATCGAATTACGTTTGTCAGCCTTACAGATGAAGGTCATCAGAAGATAGTGGCTTATCGTGAAGAAAAAGCACGTTTCATAATAAACGTCCTTAAAGGGTTTGAAGACGAAGAACGCACTATCCTTTTAGACATGCTCACTCGTATTCAAAATAACGTTGAACAAATTTAAATACAAAAAATTAAACCAATCATAAAGGAGTAAACACCATGAACAATACAAAATTAAACGATTTTAATGAAATTATTACTGGACGTCGTTCTATTCGCATGTATGATCCAACTGTAAAAATCAGCAAAGAAGAAATGACAGAAATTTTATCAGAAGCAACTTTAGCACCTTCATCTTTAAATCTACAACCATGGCGTTTTGTTGTTATCGACAGTGAGGAAGGAAAAGCAAAACTAGCTCCACTAGCGAAATTTAATCAAAACCAAGTTAAAACCTCTTCTGCTG encodes:
- a CDS encoding amino acid deaminase/aldolase, coding for MLEYALFNELPSPAVYLDIESLEANCQRVSKLANGKKIRIASKSIRCTQVMRYILNAHECFQGIMCYHPSEAIYLAEQGFDDLLLAYPSTDQIALARIGTLTEMGKVITVMIDSIEHIDILSRIANNEGVHFRVCVDVDMSLNLFGFHFGVRRSPIRSVRDLLPIVEAVLQSPSLLLDGIMGYEAQVAGVADQMPSQPIKNQLIRLLKTKSLQDFPIRRKEMVDAILAKGIQLRFVNGGGTGSIHTTTNEDVVTELTVGSAFYSPHLFDYYKDIQFSPTLFYTTPIVRQPHDHIYTCYSGGYIASGSTGFDKQPQLFLPKGSQLISLEGVGEVQTPFYYKGEGQLQIGDVAVFRHSKAGEIAERFNEFHILKKGEIVDKFLTYRGEGMCFH
- a CDS encoding MarR family winged helix-turn-helix transcriptional regulator, which gives rise to MLESCSKSEEIIYQLYGIHKEILSKFERCTGIGQSRLELLHKLYESGEISQTALQKELNIDRAAVTRHLKQLEEKGIVFRRKNPSDNRITFVSLTDEGHQKIVAYREEKARFIINVLKGFEDEERTILLDMLTRIQNNVEQI